The Mucilaginibacter yixingensis genome window below encodes:
- a CDS encoding aspartate kinase, producing the protein MKVFKFGGASVKDAAGVINLANIVKKFSGEHLLVVVSAMGKTTNALEKLARAYFDQGDDMHDIFEEIKQYHYQIMHELFAEGHPVFNEVNNTFVEIDWMLEDEPQDHFDFIYDQIVSIGELVSTRIVDACLNQEDIKSRWIDVRSYIHTDNTYRAGQVNMEKSCADIQQDIPALLEKHVVVTQGFLGGTSENFTTTLGREGSDYTAAIFAACLKAESATIWKDVPGVLNADPKLFSDTVKFDELSYNEAIEMTYYGATVIHPKTIKPLQNAGIPLLVKPFGDANAPGTVIREMEYQKITKPIVIVKPNQILFSISAKDYSFITENHLSDIFGLFAQNHIAINTMQTSALSFSACIDTYDNRFEVLLSGLQKDFKVRYNTGLQLITIRHYQTGDIQSFTSGKTVLLEQFSRNTAQMVVK; encoded by the coding sequence ATGAAAGTATTTAAATTCGGTGGGGCATCGGTTAAAGATGCTGCGGGCGTTATCAACCTCGCCAATATTGTTAAAAAATTCAGCGGTGAGCATTTGCTCGTTGTGGTATCTGCCATGGGCAAAACCACCAATGCACTGGAAAAACTGGCGCGCGCTTATTTTGACCAGGGCGATGATATGCACGATATTTTTGAAGAAATCAAGCAATATCATTACCAGATTATGCACGAGCTGTTTGCCGAAGGGCACCCGGTGTTTAACGAGGTAAACAACACCTTTGTGGAGATTGACTGGATGCTGGAAGACGAGCCGCAGGATCATTTTGATTTTATCTATGACCAGATCGTTTCCATCGGCGAATTGGTTTCAACCCGCATTGTTGATGCCTGCCTGAATCAAGAAGACATAAAAAGCCGTTGGATAGATGTGCGCAGCTATATTCATACCGATAATACCTATCGTGCCGGACAAGTGAACATGGAGAAAAGCTGCGCCGATATACAACAGGATATCCCCGCTTTGCTGGAAAAACATGTAGTGGTTACCCAGGGTTTCCTGGGCGGCACATCAGAGAATTTCACCACTACGCTGGGCAGAGAGGGTTCTGACTATACAGCAGCTATCTTCGCCGCCTGCCTCAAGGCAGAATCGGCCACTATTTGGAAAGATGTTCCCGGCGTGCTTAACGCCGACCCAAAGCTGTTTAGCGACACCGTAAAGTTTGATGAACTGAGCTATAACGAAGCCATTGAGATGACTTACTATGGCGCCACCGTTATCCACCCTAAAACCATTAAGCCGTTGCAAAACGCAGGCATCCCGTTGCTGGTAAAGCCTTTTGGCGATGCCAATGCACCAGGCACGGTGATCAGAGAGATGGAATATCAAAAGATCACCAAGCCCATCGTCATTGTTAAGCCGAACCAAATTCTATTCTCTATATCGGCAAAAGACTATTCTTTCATCACAGAAAATCACCTGAGCGATATTTTCGGGCTGTTTGCTCAAAACCACATTGCTATTAATACGATGCAAACATCGGCCCTGAGTTTCTCGGCCTGTATTGATACTTATGACAATCGCTTTGAAGTGCTGCTATCCGGCTTACAAAAAGATTTTAAGGTGCGCTACAATACCGGTTTGCAACTGATTACCATCAGACATTATCAAACCGGCGATATCCAATCGTTCACCAGTGGCAAGACGGTATTGTTGGAGCAGTTTAGCCGTAATACTGCGCAAATGGTGGTAAAGTAG